Proteins co-encoded in one Nicotiana sylvestris chromosome 7, ASM39365v2, whole genome shotgun sequence genomic window:
- the LOC104233554 gene encoding glucose-6-phosphate/phosphate translocator 1, chloroplastic-like — MISTVKQSAVTLNGSDFNRSKFQTLTSLRRFSLLPPLPAMNPSQSSGVSLSKPIYVSSVEKFGTLRRSKGHDQEKSCLVKCKAYEADRAEPIDGPESKTEVARRVKIGVYFATWWFLNVIFNIYNKKVLNAFPFPWLTSTLSLAAGSLIMLISWAVRIAETPKTDLEFWKTLFPVAVAHTIGHVAATVSMSKVAVSFTHIIKSGEPAFSVLVSRFLLGESFPLAVYLSLIPIIGGCGLSALTELNFNWIGFSGAMISNVAFVFRNIFSKKGMKGKSVSGMNYYACLSMLSLLILTPFAIAVEGPQMWALGFEKAVSQIGPQIVWWMAAQSVFYHLYNQVSYMSLDEISPLTFSIGNTMKRISVIVSSIIIFRTPVQPVNALGAAIAILGTFLYSQAKQ, encoded by the exons ATGATCTCAACAGTGAAGCAATCGGCTGTTACACTCAATGGGTCTGATTTTAATCGGTCAAAGTTCCAAACTTTGACTTCGTTACGCCGTTTCTCACTTTTGCCACCTTTACCGGCGATGAACCCTAGCCAGAGCTCCGGCGTATCTCTTTCAAAGCCTATTTATGTTTCATCTGTTGAAAAGTTTGGAACTTTGAGGAGATCTAAAGGGCATGATCAAGAAAAAAGTTGTTTGGTTAAGTGTAAGGCTTATGAAGCGGATCGGGCCGAACCGATTGATGGGCCCGAGTCCAAAACTGAGGTGGCGAGGAGGGTGAAGATCGGTGTGTATTTTGCTACATGGTGGTTCTTGAATGTGATCTTTAATATATATAATAAGAAAGTGTTGAATGCTTTTCCATTCCCTTGGTTAACTTCAACGTTGTCACTTGCTGCTGGTTCACTTATTATGCTCATTTCTTGGGCTGTTAGAATTGCTGAAACTCCCAAAACTGATCTTGAATTCTGGAAAACCCTCTTCCCG GTTGCAGTTGCACATACAATTGGGCATGTGGCAGCTACTGTGAGCATGTCAAAAGTGGCAGTGTCATTCACTCACATCATCAAGAGTGGTGAACCTGCTTTTAGCGTTTTGGTTTCAAGGTTCCTCTTGGGAGAGTCATTCCCTTTGGCCGTTTACTTATCTCTAATTCCGATCATCGGTGGTTGTGGTCTTTCTGCTCTTACAGAGTTGAACTTCAACTGGATTG GTTTCTCGGGGGCTATGATCTCAAATGTGGCATTTGTCTTCAGAAATATATTCTCGAAGAAGGGTATGAAGGGGAAGTCTGTTAGTGGGATGAACTACTATGCTTGCCTGTCTATGCTATCTCTGTTGATTCTCACACCATTTGCCATTGCTGTTGAGGGACCACAGATGTGGGCACTAGGTTTTGAAAAAGCTGTCTCTCAAATTGGACCCCAAATCGTCTG GTGGATGGCGGCCCAGAGTGTATTTTATCACCTCTACAATCAGGTGTCATACATGTCACTGGATGAGATCTCTCCTTTGACATTTAGTATTGGAAACACCATGAAACGTATATCTGTAATTGTCTCATCCATCATTATCTTCCGTACACCCGTCCAGCCAGTCAATGCTCTTGGAGCTGCCATTGCAATTCTTGGAACTTTCTTGTATTCACAG GCAAAACAGTGA